In a genomic window of Infirmifilum sp. NZ:
- a CDS encoding Cdc6/Cdc18 family protein, with amino-acid sequence MPIFVNPRALSRQHIPARMPHREAQLSMLHSFFRDIQSESPYFKVVQLIGPKGTGKTTSTHLLLRLLGSMSPRLTHVYLNLRALSDPSPWLVYSQLLSRVGGKVSRSLSAGEVFEKFISHLQRYADRIYVITIDEADQLTGYRSLHGGRIVYNLARLPEFGVENVSGVIFISREEGWAYHLAPEEQSSLGALAVKYPAYTRDQLVDIILFRAGEACAPGALPEAVAEYLAEVTEAMFESDVRRALDLLLLAGQIAESEGAEAISLEHVNKAVAQSMREKFLFSQSIEQLGTAEKIVLLALLFASRQLNQNFVTLRDIQKHVALICENLGIKPLSQREQDEALQRLSDEGYIQFRGPLKIYPTVFPAYSDPSLLAGRLLGRRIG; translated from the coding sequence ATGCCCATCTTCGTCAACCCCAGGGCTCTCTCTAGACAGCACATACCTGCGAGGATGCCGCACCGGGAGGCCCAGCTCTCCATGCTCCACTCGTTTTTCCGGGATATTCAGTCCGAGTCACCGTACTTCAAGGTGGTGCAGCTCATCGGCCCTAAGGGGACTGGGAAGACAACGTCGACCCACCTCCTTCTACGCTTATTAGGCTCCATGTCGCCTAGGCTGACCCACGTGTACTTGAACCTCAGAGCCCTCTCCGACCCGTCTCCGTGGCTCGTCTATTCCCAGCTACTATCAAGGGTGGGGGGTAAGGTTTCGCGGAGCCTTAGTGCTGGCGAGGTTTTCGAGAAATTCATCTCGCACCTACAAAGGTACGCGGACCGCATATACGTGATAACAATAGACGAGGCAGACCAGCTTACCGGATACCGCTCTCTGCACGGGGGTCGTATAGTCTACAACCTTGCACGTCTACCAGAGTTTGGCGTCGAGAACGTGAGCGGTGTGATCTTCATCTCGCGAGAGGAAGGGTGGGCCTACCACCTGGCCCCTGAAGAACAATCCTCCCTAGGGGCCCTTGCGGTCAAATACCCTGCGTACACGCGCGACCAGCTCGTGGATATCATACTTTTTCGCGCCGGTGAAGCGTGCGCTCCTGGCGCCCTACCCGAGGCTGTTGCAGAATACCTGGCAGAAGTCACCGAGGCGATGTTTGAGTCGGACGTCAGGCGGGCGCTGGACCTCCTACTGCTGGCCGGGCAGATCGCCGAGTCCGAGGGCGCTGAGGCAATCTCCCTAGAGCACGTTAACAAAGCCGTTGCCCAGAGCATGCGCGAAAAGTTTTTGTTCTCCCAGAGCATCGAGCAGCTTGGGACGGCCGAGAAAATAGTGCTCTTGGCTTTGCTCTTCGCGTCGCGCCAGCTGAACCAGAACTTCGTAACTCTAAGGGACATACAGAAGCACGTCGCGCTGATATGCGAAAACCTCGGCATAAAGCCTCTCTCGCAACGCGAGCAGGATGAGGCCCTGCAGCGCTTAAGCGACGAGGGCTACATCCAGTTTCGCGGCCCCCTGAAGATATACCCAACGGTCTTCCCAGCCTACTCAGATCCTTCGCTGCTCGCGGGCCGGTTACTCGGAAGAAGAATCGGCTAA
- a CDS encoding NfeD family protein — MTRARLALSVLAVILLTLPCLSAQPASVVVVEVYGKIDEGKVYLLRKAAYRAEGGALLVVINSYGGYLKSMDEMISIVKGCNCRVIAWVPPGAKAVSAATGVALAAGKLYLGDGAVIGACKPVPADEKVESYMVSRIKSLLEEKGVAGSADIAEKLVLESKALTTNEAVAAGIANGVANLLTEVLRREGLEHAALEYVGGDVVSDALSLVMDPGVAILFMILGVLLIALEFHVTGFQGWGVLGAVLVLLALYTFGVVGVNLLVFVLAVTGTALILVELLKPGVQLFGISGAALVMLALLIEYYAQPYVALTASTIAIVAILGASIAFVGFIILKASEALRVKTLSVEERLLGKVGVAKTEIKPGRRGVVLVESEEWTAESEEEIHAGEKVTVVGLEGLVVKVQRVKS; from the coding sequence ATGACGCGCGCTCGCCTAGCACTTTCAGTCCTGGCGGTTATTCTCCTCACGCTTCCGTGCCTCAGCGCCCAGCCTGCAAGCGTGGTGGTAGTCGAAGTTTACGGGAAAATCGATGAGGGCAAAGTGTATCTCCTGAGAAAGGCGGCCTACCGAGCCGAGGGCGGAGCGCTGCTGGTCGTGATCAACAGCTATGGCGGCTACCTCAAGTCAATGGACGAAATGATCTCCATTGTTAAAGGCTGCAACTGCAGAGTTATAGCATGGGTGCCTCCGGGCGCTAAAGCGGTTTCCGCGGCAACTGGAGTTGCTTTGGCAGCGGGCAAGCTGTACTTGGGAGATGGGGCTGTAATAGGGGCGTGTAAACCCGTCCCGGCCGACGAGAAGGTAGAGTCCTACATGGTTTCTAGGATTAAGAGCCTGCTAGAGGAGAAGGGCGTAGCCGGATCGGCAGATATTGCTGAGAAACTCGTACTGGAGAGCAAGGCCCTCACGACCAACGAGGCTGTAGCGGCAGGTATAGCTAATGGTGTAGCCAACCTGTTAACAGAGGTTCTGAGGCGGGAGGGGCTAGAGCACGCTGCTCTCGAGTACGTTGGTGGAGACGTCGTTAGCGACGCCCTCTCGCTCGTAATGGATCCCGGGGTCGCTATCCTCTTTATGATACTCGGTGTGCTTCTTATAGCTCTCGAGTTTCATGTCACGGGATTCCAGGGGTGGGGTGTGCTGGGGGCCGTACTGGTGCTCCTAGCCCTTTACACTTTCGGCGTTGTCGGAGTGAACCTACTGGTATTCGTCTTAGCAGTCACGGGTACGGCCCTCATACTGGTAGAGCTCCTTAAACCGGGAGTGCAGCTTTTCGGTATCAGCGGCGCCGCTCTTGTAATGCTCGCCTTGCTCATTGAGTACTACGCACAGCCCTACGTAGCACTCACTGCATCGACGATAGCAATTGTAGCAATCCTCGGTGCCTCCATAGCTTTCGTCGGGTTCATAATACTCAAGGCCTCCGAGGCGCTAAGAGTGAAAACACTAAGTGTGGAGGAGAGGCTTCTCGGTAAAGTTGGAGTCGCTAAAACGGAGATTAAACCCGGCAGAAGGGGGGTCGTGCTCGTGGAGAGCGAGGAATGGACCGCTGAGAGCGAGGAAGAGATACACGCCGGTGAGAAAGTTACCGTTGTAGGTCTCGAGGGGCTGGTAGTGAAGGTCCAGCGCGTGAAAAGTTAA
- a CDS encoding ASCH domain-containing protein — protein sequence MASQRTVRKLGKVLSFRLSYLQRLLSGEKTTTIRKGIVQPLHQEVFLESNGQIYGEAQVKSLRFTRVSELTDEDAKKDGFSSKKDLLDALREIYPDLNDDDWVTIISLDNITRYSSPIKAGELETLSATDYSLVARLALAHGLAETREQRAVLAKLALGRTLQEVANELKIPEAKIKAFIRECALKLRERGALK from the coding sequence GTGGCCAGCCAAAGGACTGTGAGAAAGTTGGGGAAAGTGCTGAGCTTCAGGCTGAGCTACCTACAGAGGCTTCTCTCCGGGGAGAAGACAACGACGATTAGAAAGGGCATAGTCCAGCCGCTTCACCAAGAAGTTTTCCTCGAGAGTAACGGCCAGATATACGGCGAGGCCCAAGTCAAATCCTTGAGGTTCACACGCGTATCCGAGCTTACCGACGAGGACGCAAAGAAAGACGGCTTCAGTAGCAAGAAGGATCTACTAGATGCTTTACGGGAGATATATCCCGACTTGAACGACGACGACTGGGTGACCATAATCTCGCTCGACAACATCACGAGGTACTCGTCTCCCATAAAAGCGGGAGAGCTCGAGACCCTAAGCGCTACCGATTATTCTCTAGTGGCGCGCCTCGCACTGGCACATGGGCTGGCTGAAACACGAGAACAGCGCGCGGTGCTGGCTAAGCTAGCACTAGGCCGCACTTTGCAGGAGGTCGCGAACGAGCTTAAGATCCCGGAAGCTAAAATCAAGGCCTTTATCAGAGAGTGCGCTCTCAAGTTGCGTGAACGAGGCGCCCTGAAGTAA
- a CDS encoding DUF354 domain-containing protein, whose translation MKIWVEALTPKQVLLFSYLQKELSGAEVFLTTRDYDLNAALASRLWSKYYIVGRYGGSTPLAKLYESVSRQRALARIVSHERPDVHVTFVSPDSTRVAFALGIKAITSSDSPHSDAVSRLAIPLSNKLVVPEFLAKSFEGYKALVEVVTFKGLFELAWLLREQPDPKVPLELGLEPFNYVVVRPGEHKAYYYPDPGRALTTPLAVCKYVLERTDLDVVVYPRYPDQASLFRRALRRWENRVKILDGPAHFVSLEFYARLVVSGGGTMATEAALMGTPALSTYPGELEVHEYIKTRGFPIFKAPLNSRILNFILSRGGSEAERRAYLEKTRSTMEDPVKVYAREILKTMR comes from the coding sequence ATGAAGATCTGGGTCGAGGCCTTAACCCCTAAGCAGGTTCTCCTGTTTTCATACCTTCAGAAAGAGCTGAGCGGTGCAGAGGTTTTCCTAACAACACGGGATTACGACTTAAACGCTGCACTAGCATCGAGGCTGTGGAGTAAGTACTACATCGTGGGGCGCTATGGTGGTAGCACACCTCTTGCTAAGCTATATGAAAGCGTGAGCCGACAGAGGGCTCTTGCAAGGATAGTGTCGCACGAGAGGCCGGACGTGCACGTAACGTTCGTTTCGCCAGACTCAACTAGGGTGGCATTTGCCCTCGGAATAAAAGCCATAACGTCCAGCGACTCCCCTCACTCGGACGCCGTCTCCAGGCTCGCGATCCCTCTCTCAAATAAGTTGGTCGTCCCGGAATTCCTCGCCAAGAGCTTCGAAGGATACAAAGCCCTCGTAGAGGTAGTCACGTTCAAAGGGCTTTTCGAGCTCGCGTGGCTACTCCGAGAGCAACCGGATCCAAAGGTGCCTTTAGAGCTCGGCCTTGAACCCTTCAACTACGTTGTCGTGCGCCCCGGCGAGCACAAAGCCTACTACTACCCCGACCCCGGTAGGGCTTTAACTACCCCACTGGCAGTATGCAAGTATGTACTCGAGCGTACGGACCTTGACGTCGTGGTGTACCCTCGCTACCCTGACCAGGCGAGCTTGTTCAGAAGGGCATTACGCCGGTGGGAAAACAGGGTAAAGATCCTCGATGGGCCTGCTCATTTCGTAAGCCTCGAGTTTTATGCAAGGCTGGTCGTCAGCGGTGGGGGCACGATGGCCACTGAGGCGGCGCTAATGGGGACGCCTGCGCTGTCAACGTACCCCGGTGAGCTTGAAGTCCACGAGTACATAAAAACCAGAGGGTTCCCAATATTCAAAGCCCCTCTCAACTCCAGGATCCTAAACTTTATACTCTCAAGAGGAGGGTCTGAGGCCGAGAGGAGAGCTTATCTAGAGAAAACTCGATCGACCATGGAAGACCCCGTGAAAGTCTACGCTCGTGAGATACTGAAAACTATGCGCTAA
- a CDS encoding DUF92 domain-containing protein → MYAFEKAAVNFAAGIALGIPLGLIAHKLKYLDKRATVVSILFSGLYFAGGVGLYLPSLAFFFSSSLATRLAYASKKSKGAAEREEGRSASQVIGAGLVAAVLAAMYGILADHRDKLLVPALAVLASSNADTWAAEVGALYRGKPRLITRPGIEVEPGTSGGVTPLGTLGAVSGSAVVGLVALLESALGILPLSAALIPQIVLLGWLGEVLDSVIGATLQVKYYCPRCRTLTDKPVHLCGEKTVRVGGLSWVTNEITNLLATGIVALLGLFLQTLL, encoded by the coding sequence GTGTACGCTTTCGAGAAGGCTGCAGTGAACTTTGCGGCGGGGATAGCGCTCGGCATCCCACTGGGCTTGATCGCGCATAAGCTGAAGTACCTCGATAAAAGAGCAACAGTGGTCAGCATTCTGTTCTCAGGGCTATACTTCGCGGGCGGGGTTGGCCTCTACCTGCCGTCTCTAGCGTTCTTCTTCTCCTCCTCGCTAGCCACACGCCTCGCTTATGCCTCGAAAAAGAGTAAAGGAGCGGCGGAGAGAGAGGAAGGTAGGTCGGCGAGCCAGGTCATCGGCGCTGGCCTAGTGGCGGCGGTTCTGGCAGCTATGTACGGCATCCTCGCAGACCACCGAGATAAGCTACTGGTGCCCGCCCTGGCTGTGCTTGCATCCTCCAACGCCGACACGTGGGCGGCGGAGGTGGGTGCACTCTACCGCGGGAAGCCGAGACTGATCACGAGACCCGGCATCGAGGTGGAGCCGGGGACATCAGGTGGCGTGACGCCTCTCGGCACTCTTGGGGCGGTTTCCGGCTCAGCGGTGGTGGGTCTTGTGGCGCTGTTAGAGAGCGCATTGGGGATTCTGCCCTTGAGCGCCGCGCTTATACCGCAGATTGTTCTGCTGGGCTGGCTCGGGGAGGTCCTCGACAGCGTAATAGGTGCCACTTTACAAGTGAAGTACTACTGTCCCCGGTGCCGGACCCTTACGGATAAACCCGTGCACCTTTGCGGCGAGAAAACAGTAAGAGTCGGTGGGCTGTCGTGGGTAACGAACGAGATCACGAATCTGCTGGCAACCGGGATCGTCGCATTACTCGGATTATTCCTACAAACTTTATTATAG
- a CDS encoding DHHA1 domain-containing protein, with product MLSSKAFTAIITHGDLDGLASAAIVVAHLMHINPHLKYRVYFSQPFSLHLTLGRVDLQALQKLYILDIAVDVEHWITVSQVLSELSKRLEVVWVDHHPSTISKRADLEAIGVKVTAEQAPATATLLREIVNETEDPVFYEKLVRLAEISDAPAAPDDAELASAVEVLSGSLALEPQDEDFKRLLIGYWVKKRVLVPEEAVERFEAAEEKARRLYEEATNRVVYDSPLLRVIDLRETRVYGFAGRIASHQAKVEGKTVLLMFRIGSDSVVITGRAPEEVGVDLLGVFAKVAREWGGSGGGHPHAASIRLPAGLADKVLDRIIGELEASLSKRAL from the coding sequence ATGCTTAGCTCTAAGGCTTTCACGGCTATAATTACGCATGGGGACCTCGATGGCCTAGCATCTGCCGCTATTGTGGTAGCCCACCTCATGCACATTAACCCACATCTTAAGTACAGGGTCTACTTCTCTCAGCCCTTCTCCCTGCACCTTACGCTGGGCCGAGTTGACCTTCAGGCCCTGCAGAAACTATACATCCTTGATATAGCCGTAGACGTTGAACACTGGATCACGGTATCGCAGGTGCTGTCAGAGCTCTCAAAGCGGCTTGAAGTCGTGTGGGTTGACCACCATCCCTCGACGATATCCAAGAGAGCCGATCTTGAAGCAATAGGGGTAAAGGTTACGGCCGAGCAGGCACCCGCTACGGCCACGCTCCTCAGGGAAATAGTCAACGAGACAGAGGATCCTGTTTTCTACGAGAAGCTGGTGCGACTGGCGGAGATCTCTGATGCTCCGGCAGCTCCTGATGACGCGGAACTCGCCTCCGCAGTAGAAGTGCTGTCAGGCTCTTTAGCCCTCGAGCCTCAAGACGAGGATTTCAAGCGCCTCTTGATAGGGTACTGGGTAAAAAAGCGCGTTCTTGTACCAGAGGAGGCCGTGGAGAGGTTTGAGGCCGCGGAAGAAAAAGCCCGGAGGCTCTACGAGGAGGCAACGAATCGAGTAGTGTACGACTCGCCCCTACTGCGCGTGATAGACCTGCGCGAGACACGCGTATACGGTTTCGCGGGCAGAATAGCCTCGCATCAGGCAAAGGTGGAGGGCAAGACCGTGCTGCTGATGTTCAGGATCGGCTCAGACTCCGTCGTGATCACTGGGAGGGCTCCTGAGGAGGTGGGCGTAGACCTCCTTGGGGTGTTCGCGAAAGTGGCTAGAGAGTGGGGTGGGTCTGGCGGGGGCCACCCGCATGCCGCGTCTATCCGCTTGCCAGCAGGGTTAGCCGACAAAGTCCTAGACAGGATCATCGGTGAGCTTGAGGCTAGCTTATCGAAACGCGCTTTATAG
- a CDS encoding SPFH domain-containing protein — protein sequence MDPVTLFLIFIALLVFASVIASSVRVVPEYQRIVVLRLGRVVKVAGPGIVLLIPFIDKGVVVDLREQYIEVTKQTCITKDNAPVDIDFLIYFRVIDPKKSVVEVSDFRGAAIGIATTTLRAVVGDIDLDQVLAKREYINEVLREKLDEVTARWGVKVTAVEIREIIPPREVQEAMIKQMSAERNRRAMVTEAEGKREAAVRVAQGEKEALILKAEGEKQAAILRAEGQALALRYVDEEARKLDPKTMLLQYLTALQSIASSPSTKIVLPMELFRLLSPLKEFVDEYLQKKE from the coding sequence ATGGATCCCGTAACCCTGTTCCTAATATTCATAGCGCTCCTCGTCTTCGCCAGCGTGATAGCTAGCAGCGTAAGAGTCGTCCCGGAGTACCAGCGGATTGTCGTGTTGAGGCTCGGGCGCGTGGTGAAGGTAGCGGGGCCTGGGATAGTGCTCTTGATACCCTTCATCGACAAGGGAGTAGTTGTAGACCTCAGAGAGCAGTACATTGAGGTCACGAAGCAGACGTGTATAACAAAGGATAACGCTCCGGTCGACATAGACTTCCTGATATACTTCCGGGTTATCGACCCTAAGAAGAGTGTAGTGGAAGTCTCGGATTTCAGGGGCGCGGCCATAGGAATTGCGACGACAACCCTCAGAGCTGTGGTGGGAGATATTGACCTTGACCAGGTGCTCGCGAAGCGCGAGTACATCAACGAGGTCCTGAGGGAGAAGCTCGACGAGGTAACGGCAAGGTGGGGTGTTAAGGTCACTGCGGTAGAGATTAGGGAGATCATTCCACCCCGAGAAGTCCAGGAGGCTATGATCAAGCAGATGAGCGCAGAGAGGAACAGGCGGGCGATGGTGACGGAGGCGGAGGGCAAGCGGGAAGCCGCAGTGAGAGTGGCTCAGGGTGAGAAGGAGGCGCTGATACTCAAGGCCGAGGGTGAAAAGCAGGCCGCAATTCTGAGAGCCGAGGGCCAAGCTCTCGCCCTCAGGTATGTGGACGAGGAGGCGAGGAAGCTGGATCCGAAGACCATGCTACTCCAGTACCTGACGGCTCTGCAGTCCATAGCCTCATCGCCGTCCACCAAAATAGTTCTACCCATGGAGCTCTTCAGGCTTCTAAGCCCACTTAAAGAGTTTGTAGATGAGTACTTGCAAAAGAAAGAGTAG
- a CDS encoding MFS transporter, with protein sequence MLRDIAKWWSRLPVAAKRYIVFQALTVPVLFAWILVPYLMLATGLSVAEAGIVLTAASAIATVVNAIVGRVLDRAEPVVFIAVISLVEGVAYFIYMYGFLANILLLIVVAAVVERLARGFYPVFKVYEYDVYPQEFREKAFALHNLIPYLAQLATYPLIGYVLAVLSDSLYAQITSLGMFALASTALGFLALAWLPRIGVRRIKVSQLLLRRIPEAFIKMSLAIMVFGVAFELCQPLVVANLFVEIAGNPLLGLAYYEAFAALPAVIVLPLILRDNRRYGVLLLVSGMGLIALADLLLGFSYKVEIALLAAMAASAGYALVDPFFTDVLFSTIPKEYRGSLLGSLAAVRGLIGIAMPAIAGFIAEINAHLPFILAAIIVTFAAGLTLSVAKPYYRSFNIADIELAKP encoded by the coding sequence TTGCTCAGGGATATTGCTAAGTGGTGGAGTAGGCTACCAGTTGCAGCAAAGAGGTATATAGTGTTCCAGGCTCTTACTGTACCAGTGCTCTTCGCGTGGATATTAGTGCCTTACCTCATGCTAGCAACTGGTTTAAGTGTAGCCGAAGCGGGTATCGTGTTGACGGCTGCCTCAGCTATAGCAACTGTAGTGAACGCCATCGTTGGCAGGGTTCTTGATAGAGCCGAGCCAGTAGTATTCATAGCAGTTATATCCCTTGTTGAGGGTGTAGCGTACTTTATCTACATGTACGGGTTCTTGGCAAACATACTACTATTAATTGTTGTGGCAGCTGTTGTTGAGAGGCTGGCGAGAGGCTTCTACCCCGTATTTAAGGTCTACGAGTACGATGTCTACCCGCAGGAGTTTAGGGAGAAGGCTTTCGCCCTCCACAACCTGATCCCATATCTGGCACAGCTCGCGACGTACCCCTTGATAGGGTATGTGCTTGCAGTCTTGTCGGACAGCCTGTATGCTCAGATAACCTCTCTGGGTATGTTTGCCCTCGCGTCTACGGCGTTAGGGTTTCTCGCTCTCGCATGGCTTCCGAGAATCGGTGTGAGAAGGATAAAGGTCTCTCAACTGCTACTTAGAAGGATACCGGAAGCATTTATAAAAATGAGTCTAGCGATAATGGTCTTCGGTGTAGCTTTCGAGCTCTGCCAGCCCCTAGTGGTGGCCAACCTCTTCGTAGAAATAGCCGGAAACCCCCTTCTAGGTCTCGCCTACTACGAGGCCTTTGCGGCGCTACCAGCCGTAATAGTCTTACCGTTAATACTACGTGATAATAGAAGGTACGGGGTGCTGTTGCTTGTATCGGGTATGGGCCTTATAGCCCTAGCAGATCTCCTACTCGGCTTCTCCTACAAGGTTGAAATAGCCCTTCTAGCGGCTATGGCGGCCTCCGCCGGCTACGCGCTCGTGGACCCCTTCTTCACGGACGTGTTATTCTCCACGATACCAAAGGAGTATAGGGGGTCACTGCTAGGCTCTCTCGCGGCTGTAAGGGGGCTTATAGGGATAGCAATGCCAGCTATAGCGGGATTTATAGCCGAGATAAACGCCCACTTACCCTTCATACTAGCCGCCATTATAGTTACATTCGCTGCGGGCTTAACACTGAGTGTTGCAAAACCATACTATAGATCTTTCAACATTGCAGATATTGAGCTAGCCAAGCCCTGA
- a CDS encoding prepilin peptidase: protein MVSTLAVAGYTDYKKREVDDRVWVVGSLATAPLLAFTVASLRLDLYLVSLTLAVSLALFVWRFKLMGEADAIALAFVGLAEPPSATSILTLIPLATIVTLAGLASLLYALYNVALNIAKKPRFGGETSPLRILVMLATMRYINLEEYRRRSYMYVPVQGLEASTLIHVPEGEAQPPSEEFWAVVGLPYVTLLAVGYLLYLALKHGSALTGV, encoded by the coding sequence GTGGTTTCAACTCTCGCCGTTGCAGGTTACACCGATTACAAAAAAAGGGAGGTTGACGACAGGGTCTGGGTCGTCGGTTCCTTAGCCACAGCCCCCCTTCTCGCATTCACCGTGGCATCCCTAAGGCTGGACTTATACCTGGTTTCTCTCACGCTAGCCGTTTCCCTGGCGCTCTTCGTGTGGAGGTTTAAGCTCATGGGAGAGGCTGACGCCATAGCCCTGGCCTTCGTGGGACTGGCGGAGCCCCCTTCCGCCACGAGCATTTTAACGCTCATCCCGCTGGCAACAATCGTTACGCTAGCGGGGCTAGCTTCACTACTCTATGCTCTCTACAATGTTGCTCTGAACATTGCGAAGAAGCCGCGCTTTGGTGGAGAAACCTCGCCTTTGAGGATTCTAGTGATGCTGGCGACTATGCGCTACATAAACCTTGAGGAGTACCGCCGGAGAAGTTACATGTACGTACCGGTTCAGGGCCTGGAGGCATCCACGCTCATTCATGTACCCGAGGGGGAGGCTCAGCCCCCGAGCGAGGAATTCTGGGCGGTTGTAGGGCTCCCCTACGTAACCCTACTTGCGGTAGGCTATCTTCTCTACCTTGCTCTAAAGCACGGCTCCGCACTTACCGGCGTTTAA
- the rpl12p gene encoding 50S ribosomal protein P1, with protein sequence MEYVYASLILYHAGREITEENVRKILEAAGVQVDEVRLKALVASLKEVNIEEAIKTAAMPVVAAPATTAATAAPAPSTEGKKEEEKKEEKKEEAPEESIEEGLSSLFGF encoded by the coding sequence ATGGAGTATGTATACGCGAGTCTGATCCTCTACCACGCAGGCCGGGAGATCACGGAAGAGAACGTCAGAAAAATCCTAGAAGCTGCAGGTGTGCAAGTTGACGAGGTGAGGTTGAAGGCGCTCGTAGCCTCCCTCAAGGAGGTCAACATAGAGGAGGCCATTAAGACAGCTGCTATGCCTGTAGTGGCAGCTCCAGCCACAACCGCCGCCACTGCGGCTCCAGCCCCAAGCACGGAGGGGAAGAAGGAGGAAGAGAAGAAGGAGGAGAAGAAGGAGGAGGCCCCAGAGGAGAGCATAGAAGAAGGCCTATCAAGCCTCTTCGGCTTTTAG
- a CDS encoding TrpB-like pyridoxal phosphate-dependent enzyme, producing MTKKYTIDENLLPRAWYNILPDLPEPLPPPRSPATGEPVKPEELEAIFPKEIVRQEVSTERFVPIPEEVREVYLIWRPTPLVRATRLEKALKTPARIYFKYEGVSPPGSHKPNTAVAQAFYNAREGVERLTTETGAGQWGSALAFGTNLFGLKLTVYMVRASYEQKPYRAVLMRTWGAEVVPSPSNRTRFGREILEREPSHPGSLGIAISEAIEDALTHENTKYSLGSVLNHVLMHQTVIGLEAIEQMKQADDFPDFVVGCVGGGSNFAGLAYPFYMLVRDKKAPKDVRFIAVEPTAAPSLTKGEYMYDFGDTAGLTPLLKMYTLGHDYVPPPIHAGGLRYHGAAPTLSLLKKHGLFESTAYDQVSVFDAAVMFARTEGIVPAPESAHAIRAAIDLALEARRKNEERVILFNLSGHGLLDLAAYSEYFEGKLPAYEYPKEKVNESIERLKRRLEQLHLA from the coding sequence ATGACAAAAAAGTACACTATTGATGAAAACCTGTTGCCGCGCGCGTGGTACAACATCCTGCCCGATCTTCCTGAGCCTCTTCCTCCGCCCCGCAGCCCGGCAACGGGTGAACCCGTTAAGCCGGAGGAGCTTGAAGCTATTTTCCCGAAAGAGATCGTGAGGCAGGAGGTTTCAACGGAGAGGTTCGTGCCGATACCGGAGGAGGTTCGCGAAGTTTACCTGATCTGGAGGCCCACTCCTTTAGTGAGGGCTACGCGCCTCGAGAAGGCTCTCAAAACGCCCGCAAGGATCTACTTCAAATACGAAGGTGTGAGTCCTCCGGGGAGCCACAAGCCTAACACGGCAGTGGCGCAGGCTTTCTACAATGCAAGGGAAGGTGTCGAGAGGCTCACCACGGAAACGGGTGCTGGGCAGTGGGGGAGCGCGCTCGCCTTCGGTACAAACCTCTTCGGCCTCAAGCTGACGGTGTACATGGTCAGGGCGAGCTACGAGCAGAAGCCTTACCGCGCGGTTCTGATGCGGACCTGGGGGGCTGAGGTTGTGCCGAGTCCCAGCAACAGGACTAGGTTTGGCAGAGAGATACTTGAAAGAGAGCCTTCCCATCCTGGCTCGCTGGGGATAGCGATAAGCGAGGCCATAGAGGATGCCTTGACGCACGAAAACACCAAGTACAGTCTCGGAAGCGTATTGAACCATGTCCTCATGCACCAGACTGTGATCGGGCTCGAAGCCATCGAGCAGATGAAACAGGCCGACGACTTCCCCGACTTCGTCGTAGGGTGCGTGGGAGGGGGGAGCAACTTCGCGGGCTTAGCTTACCCCTTCTACATGCTTGTGCGCGACAAGAAAGCCCCGAAGGACGTCAGGTTCATAGCAGTCGAGCCTACAGCGGCGCCGTCTCTCACAAAGGGAGAGTACATGTACGACTTCGGGGACACCGCGGGGCTAACCCCCCTCCTGAAAATGTACACGCTGGGCCACGACTACGTGCCTCCTCCAATCCACGCCGGAGGACTAAGGTACCACGGCGCTGCTCCTACCCTCAGCCTCCTCAAGAAACACGGGCTTTTCGAAAGCACGGCCTACGACCAAGTATCCGTGTTCGACGCTGCTGTGATGTTTGCGCGGACCGAAGGCATAGTCCCCGCACCTGAGAGCGCTCACGCCATAAGAGCTGCCATAGACCTAGCGCTAGAAGCTCGCAGGAAGAACGAGGAGAGAGTCATACTGTTTAACCTGAGCGGCCATGGCCTGCTGGACTTAGCGGCCTACTCAGAGTATTTCGAGGGAAAGCTACCCGCATACGAGTATCCCAAGGAGAAGGTCAACGAGTCCATTGAGAGGCTGAAAAGGCGCCTCGAACAGCTCCACCTCGCCTAA